One region of Thiorhodovibrio frisius genomic DNA includes:
- a CDS encoding sulfatase-like hydrolase/transferase, whose product MLAKPDALRHRLTAPLAVALTLNFALPYAAAAPDAESANPRGATTGPTSAKGYDFPGHFIHLKAEKPADNMYPVIAHPEQENAAREKLAELEKKTGKKPNVLIFLLDDVGWMDPGFNGGGVAVGNATPNMDELAQDGLLLTSAYSTPSCSPSRATIHTGQNPLHHGILRPPMYGEPGGLDGAITLPKLLKKHGYVTQGVGKWHMGENKGSLPQNVGYDDYVGFLGVSDMYTEWRDLYFNPEVALSPARFKMMQEDGFDHHEVHCTADDTEQCKDGKLIDLDYIKDLDTHWKDVSLAFLDKMKDSDEPFFLYHATRGCHFDNYPPDEYLGKSAAHTVYSDCIVQMDDIFGALVDKLEETGQLENTLILLTSDNGPECEIPPHGRTPFRGCKGSSWEGGVRVPTFAYWKGMIPSRRSDGLFDFADILPTVMSMTGVSGADLAGEFSDVTYIDGVDQLPFLLADDGLSSRRSRPYTINQYFGGIRIDEFKLVWTGEIENGVVQKGDFGGFSGSVFTESGGAIMFNLYTNPQEDVSIGVRHIPMYVPLEGAAGAYMADLMKYPPQFKIGFISNNPPMYDLAPKEQKAVQKMLDERGMGRPTP is encoded by the coding sequence ATGCTCGCAAAACCCGATGCTTTGCGCCATCGACTGACGGCCCCGCTTGCCGTCGCCCTGACCTTAAACTTTGCGCTGCCCTACGCGGCGGCGGCCCCGGATGCAGAATCCGCCAACCCGCGCGGCGCAACCACAGGCCCAACCTCGGCCAAGGGGTATGACTTTCCTGGGCATTTCATTCATCTCAAGGCCGAGAAGCCGGCCGACAACATGTATCCGGTCATCGCCCATCCGGAGCAAGAGAACGCCGCGCGCGAGAAGCTCGCCGAATTGGAGAAGAAAACCGGCAAGAAGCCCAATGTGCTGATCTTCCTGCTCGACGACGTGGGCTGGATGGATCCCGGCTTCAACGGCGGTGGCGTGGCCGTCGGTAATGCCACGCCCAACATGGATGAGCTGGCGCAAGACGGGTTGCTGCTGACCTCGGCCTACTCGACGCCGTCCTGCTCACCGAGTCGCGCGACCATTCACACCGGTCAGAATCCGCTGCATCACGGCATCCTGCGCCCGCCGATGTATGGCGAGCCGGGCGGCCTTGACGGTGCCATCACCTTGCCCAAGCTGCTCAAGAAACACGGCTATGTCACCCAGGGCGTTGGCAAGTGGCACATGGGTGAGAACAAGGGCTCGTTGCCACAGAATGTCGGCTATGACGACTATGTCGGCTTTCTGGGCGTCTCGGATATGTATACCGAATGGCGCGATCTCTATTTTAACCCCGAGGTCGCTCTCTCGCCGGCGCGCTTCAAGATGATGCAGGAGGATGGCTTTGACCACCACGAGGTCCATTGCACCGCCGATGACACCGAGCAATGCAAGGACGGCAAGCTGATCGACCTCGACTACATCAAAGACCTTGACACCCACTGGAAGGACGTCAGCCTAGCCTTTCTCGACAAAATGAAGGACAGCGACGAGCCGTTCTTCCTCTATCACGCCACCCGTGGTTGCCATTTCGACAACTATCCGCCCGATGAATACCTGGGCAAATCGGCCGCGCATACCGTCTATAGTGATTGCATCGTGCAGATGGATGATATCTTCGGGGCCTTGGTCGACAAGCTTGAAGAAACCGGCCAGCTTGAGAACACCTTGATCCTGCTCACCTCCGACAATGGGCCGGAATGTGAAATCCCGCCGCATGGTCGCACCCCATTCCGCGGCTGTAAGGGGTCGAGCTGGGAAGGCGGTGTGCGCGTGCCGACCTTCGCCTATTGGAAAGGCATGATCCCGTCACGTCGCTCCGATGGCCTGTTCGACTTTGCCGATATTCTGCCCACCGTGATGTCAATGACCGGCGTTTCCGGGGCCGACCTGGCTGGAGAGTTCTCCGACGTTACCTACATCGACGGCGTCGATCAGCTGCCCTTCCTGCTGGCCGATGATGGTCTGTCAAGCCGGCGCAGTCGTCCCTACACCATCAACCAGTACTTCGGTGGCATTCGGATCGATGAGTTCAAATTGGTCTGGACCGGGGAGATTGAGAACGGGGTGGTGCAAAAAGGCGATTTTGGCGGCTTCAGCGGTTCGGTCTTCACCGAAAGTGGCGGCGCTATTATGTTTAATCTCTACACTAACCCACAGGAAGACGTGAGCATCGGTGTTCGCCATATTCCAATGTACGTTCCGCTCGAGGGAGCGGCTGGCGCCTATATGGCCGACCTGATGAAGTATCCGCCGCAGTTCAAGATCGGCTTTATCAGCAACAACCCGCCGATGTATGACCTTGCGCCGAAAGAGCAAAAGGCCGTGCAGAAGATGCTTGATGAGCGAGGTATGGGGCGTCCAACCCCCTGA
- a CDS encoding HAD family hydrolase, whose translation MHTKIKGNRKPLSLLWPAALVLAGLGATGALFAADTDPLASWTTGDSKQAIIEFVDKVTTPGSPDFVPPEDRIATFDNDGTLWPSHPIYTQLAFALDRVKALAPQHPEWKTTEPFKSVLANDLAGIAASGEKGILELVMATHAGMSTAEFEQIVTDWFKTAKHPKFDRRYTELAYQPMLELLDYLRDNGFTTYIVSGGGIEFMRPMTMEVYGIPAQQVIGSSIKTEYKVVDGKPELIRKPEVNFIDDKTGKPVGINQFIGKRPIAAFGNSDGDRQMLEWTGAGAGARLMMLVFHDDAKREYAYGPAEGLPDTKFGTFSQDLMDEAKAKGWSVISIKDDWKRIFAPDQ comes from the coding sequence ATGCATACCAAAATCAAAGGTAACCGCAAGCCGCTGAGCCTGTTGTGGCCTGCGGCGCTGGTGCTTGCTGGCCTCGGCGCGACCGGCGCGCTCTTTGCCGCAGACACTGACCCACTAGCGTCTTGGACGACTGGTGACAGCAAACAGGCGATCATCGAGTTTGTGGACAAGGTCACCACGCCAGGCTCGCCCGACTTCGTGCCGCCTGAGGACCGCATTGCCACCTTCGACAACGACGGCACACTCTGGCCGTCGCACCCCATTTACACCCAGCTCGCCTTTGCCCTGGACCGGGTGAAGGCGCTGGCTCCCCAGCACCCGGAGTGGAAGACGACAGAGCCCTTCAAGTCGGTGCTTGCCAACGATCTGGCCGGCATTGCGGCGAGCGGAGAAAAGGGCATTCTTGAGCTGGTCATGGCGACCCATGCCGGCATGAGCACGGCCGAGTTTGAACAGATCGTGACCGACTGGTTCAAGACCGCCAAGCATCCGAAGTTCGACCGGCGCTACACCGAGCTAGCCTACCAGCCGATGCTCGAACTGCTCGACTACCTGCGCGACAATGGCTTCACCACCTACATCGTCTCCGGCGGCGGCATCGAGTTCATGCGGCCGATGACCATGGAGGTCTACGGCATACCCGCACAGCAGGTGATCGGTTCATCGATCAAGACCGAGTACAAGGTGGTCGACGGCAAGCCCGAGCTGATACGTAAACCCGAGGTGAACTTCATCGACGACAAAACGGGCAAGCCGGTCGGCATCAATCAGTTCATCGGCAAGCGTCCCATCGCCGCCTTCGGCAATTCCGATGGCGACCGGCAGATGCTCGAATGGACTGGCGCAGGCGCGGGCGCGCGCTTGATGATGCTGGTTTTCCACGACGACGCGAAGCGCGAATACGCCTACGGCCCCGCCGAGGGGCTGCCCGACACCAAGTTCGGCACCTTCAGCCAGGACCTGATGGACGAGGCCAAGGCTAAGGGCTGGTCCGTGATCAGCATAAAGGACGATTGGAAGCGCATCTTCGCTCCTGATCAATGA
- a CDS encoding bestrophin-like domain, producing the protein MTSFFYQIPIWGVVLLFFVLVMIAIEIGYRAGHRTKEFWESAEAGGGNVVLSSMLLLLGLILALTFSASVGNHQSRQKAVITDANAIGKVFLLADLVAKPEDQKLKKALLEYARTQVITRSDALSSQKLQDLIQESTRAAAAIWQLTEEIVQEKEAGAFDVSLGLAVTDLFGSHRLRNWNVFYRLPGIVLAILVIIATASLAIGGFNAGISGRISRSRMTALALVLSGVMLLLVDIDHPVSGFIQVDQEVIQTLIDQIQQDLGQ; encoded by the coding sequence ATGACCTCCTTTTTTTATCAAATTCCGATTTGGGGCGTGGTTCTGCTGTTTTTCGTCCTCGTGATGATCGCGATCGAGATCGGTTATCGCGCCGGGCATCGCACCAAGGAATTTTGGGAGAGCGCGGAGGCCGGTGGGGGCAATGTCGTTCTCTCGTCGATGTTGCTGCTGCTTGGGCTGATCCTGGCGCTGACCTTCTCAGCCAGTGTGGGCAATCACCAGTCCCGGCAGAAGGCCGTGATCACTGACGCGAATGCGATCGGCAAGGTGTTTCTGCTGGCCGATCTGGTCGCCAAACCTGAGGATCAGAAATTAAAGAAGGCGCTGCTTGAGTACGCGCGCACTCAGGTCATTACGAGAAGTGACGCACTCAGTTCCCAAAAGCTCCAGGATTTGATCCAGGAGTCGACGCGCGCGGCAGCCGCGATCTGGCAGCTTACCGAAGAGATTGTGCAAGAGAAGGAGGCTGGTGCGTTCGATGTGTCTCTCGGCTTGGCGGTGACGGATCTTTTTGGTTCGCACCGCCTGCGCAATTGGAATGTTTTTTACCGACTACCGGGCATTGTGCTCGCCATTTTGGTGATCATCGCCACAGCTTCTCTGGCAATCGGCGGCTTTAACGCCGGCATTTCAGGGAGAATCAGCCGTTCGCGGATGACGGCTCTCGCCCTGGTTCTGTCCGGTGTCATGCTGCTGCTTGTGGATATTGACCACCCAGTGTCCGGCTTTATCCAGGTGGACCAGGAGGTTATCCAGACGCTCATTGACCAAATACAGCAGGACCTTGGGCAGTAG